DNA sequence from the Arthrobacter jinronghuae genome:
CCGGACGGAATCCACCACGTGGTCCAGCCACTCTCCGGCCGGGCCGCCGCGCCCGGTCACCCGTGCCACTTGGCCGTCAGCGGAATCCAGCACGTAGCCTGCCGCGAGCAGCACGGCGGCAGCCATACCTGTGATGACCCCGGGCGGCCGCAGGAGCAGCAGCAGGAGCCCGCACAGGGACACTGCTGCGCTCGCCGCCGTCACCATGTTGGGAGAAATCCGCAGGGCGACGGCAGCAGCGGCGGCATAGCGCGCGAGCCTGCGGTTGATCCAACGGGTATAGGCAGGGACGCCTGCTCCCGGCTTCTGCGCCTCGTCCAGCTGCGCCAGGCAGTCGCGGAAGGATACCGCGCCGGTCCTATCCCGCTCGGCGGCAGGCGCCCTGCTCATCTCCCGGCCCCGCATTTCATCGGCGCAGGTTCATGGACGCGGTGAGATCGAAACTGGTGCTCGGGGTGGAGCGGTAGTTGGAATGGACCTCCGCGCTGATCACGTTGGCGCCGGCGGTAAAAGCGCTTCCGGGCACGGTAACCACCACGGGTGCCGCCACCGCTGCGGCCGTACTGGGGGCTGCAGTGGCGTAGGTGTTGTGGTTGGGTGTTCCCGCCGGCATATTGGCGCGCGCTACTTCCACGCCGTTCACATAGACCACCACGCCGTCGTCGGCCCTGGTGGTCAGGGTTACCGAGGCTAATTGCGACGGGTCGGGAACCTGCACGGTTTTGCGGTAGTGGCTGGAAAGCGGTTTGGTGCCGCTGGCCGTCAGGGTTGTGCCCAGATTCGTGGTGCCCCAGCCGAGCGCAGCAGTTCCGGTGCTCCAGCCGGCGTCATTGAAGGCGGTGCCGGTCCATCCCGTTGGAGGCGTTTCCCCGCTGAACCGGTACTTCCACTGGCTGCCGGCTGGAATCAGTGCCTGCGGAGCAGGGGGAACAACGCCCGTCGACCCGGCCGCCGCCGTCGTCGCCGAGTAATTGCCGGCGGCGTCCGCAGCGCGGACGTAGTAACGGGCCCCGGCGACGGCGGGCAGTGAGAATGTGGTGGCAGTGGTGGTGGCTACCACGCGGTCGTTGCGCAGCACATGGTAGAGAGCGGGAGAGCCGGCTGCAGCGGACCAGCGAAGCGTGTCGTTTCCACCGGCGCTGCTGACAGTGAACCCGTCCGGGGTGGAAGGGGCCGTGGCATCGGCGGGGGCGAACCGTGCGTAGCCGCCCGACCACTGGCTTTTGCCGGCGGAGGATACGGAGGAGACCAGGTCTCCGCCCGCCCACAGGATGCCGCGGCTGTCCACAAATGCGGACCAGATTCCGTACCCGGCCCGTCCCTTCATCACCGGGTTGAATCCCGGAATGTACTCACCGGTGCCGGCGTCCCAGGCGCCGATCAGGTTGATTTTGTCCGCCATCTGGAAATTCGATCCGACGCTGGGCCAGGTGGAGGCCCCGCTGTAGTTCCAGTGCCCGCAGTGGCAGGAACCGTAGACAATGCCGTTGGCTGCGCTGACATCCTGGAAATCGCCGCCGGACAACGTGATGTTCGTGGACTGGCGGGTGAGGGTAGCGGTGTCGAAGCTGAAGAGGGAGTGCTCCGCACCGCCGACCCATACGCGGTTGCCCACTTCTTCAATACCCTGCTGGTATCCCGCTCGTTCACCCGAGCTGGGGACGAAGTTCCAGGGCACCACCGAGGCGCCGGCTCCGGTGCCGATGGCGGCGGCGCGGTAAGTGTTGGCCGTGTTCGAGGTGGAGAAATAGCCGGCCGCGTAGAGGCGCTGGCCGTCTGCTGAGGGGTCCACATCCACGACTGTCCCGTTGAAGGCCGGATTCCAGGTGCCGTCCGGCTGGCCGGTGGCTGCGGCCACCCTTGCAGCGGACCGCGCGTAGACGGGGTTGCCGGTGGCGCCGGTGAGGTGTGTGAAGGCGCCGCCGACGTACAGCCAGCCCTCCCTGACCTCGAGGCTGCGGATCTGCACCGCACCGCCGCTGACCCGGTTTTCGACGCCAAGCCGCCACCCCGGGGCGGCGGCCCCGCTGACGGGATCTATTGCGGTGACCGCACCGGCAGGCTGACCGTTCAGGGTGCTGAAGGTGCCTCCGATGGCAAGGGTTCCGTTGGGGAGTACGGCCAGGGCCTTGACCTGGCCGTTGAGGTTGGGCCGGAAACCCGAAATCCATTCGCCCGTGTTTACGTCGAAACCGGCGAGGTAGGACTGTTCCACGCGCCCGGTGCCGGCGGAGTCCTTCTGGACATAGCGGAAGTTCCCCGCCACGTAGACGGTGTTGCCGATCTGTGCGAAGGCCTGCACCTCGGAGTTCAACTCACCGGATCCATTGGCCAGCCCGGTAACTCCCCACGATGTCGGTACGGCGCCGGTCTCCGGGCGGGCCTGCTGGGTGTTGCCGGGCGTACCCGATGCCGGGAGGGCAGTGAACCCCGCGTTCGCTTGCGTCAGCTTGGGCCGCAGATACATCTGGGTGAACGGACGCGGGTTACCGGCGGTGGCGGTATTCGACCAGATATAGGTTGAAGCCGAGTTCTCGCCGCGGGCCTGGCTGCCGTAAGCGAAGCCCTGCGTCCAGCCCTGCGCTTCGGCTTCGGAGGTCACCACGCGTGAATAGGTTTGATCCGTACCGAAACTGGCGGTCCGGCCGCCGGTAAAGGCGGTGGTCCCGAAGCTGCCGGAGGTGACCGGTGTGGCGGATCCCAGTGCCCAGGACCAGCGGGGCTGGTTATCGGTGCGGTACCGTACTTCCTGCCATTCGCTGCCGGTCTTATCCAAGGCCCGCCGCAGCCGGACGCCGTCCTCAAGCTCGTCGGGCGCCTGTCCGTTGAGCAGCCCGTCCACCAGGTTTGACGGCAACTGGCGTGGGGTGAAGGCGCCCGTACCGGTCACCGTCCCGCGTACCTGGGCAGGTGTGCCGACGCCTTCGTAGAGTTCCTTCCACCCCTCGCGGCCGCGTCCGATCAGCACCCAACCGCCGCCGTCGGTGGTTTGGTCGCAGTAGAACTGCTCCGGTGCGGCCATGGCTGGTGTGAGCAGCCAGTACACACCCGACGGCGCGGACGGGCTGGTCTGTTTGATCTCCCAGCAGGAGGCAGCCGCCGATGCCGAAGATGCCCCGTCGACCGCGGCCGGTTCCGCCGTGCTGGCCGGAAGGGCGGTAGCCAGTGTGGCGGCGGTTGCGAGCGCAGCCAGGGCCGCACACAATGCGGCGGATCTCCTGGGGCGGGGCAGGTTTTTCATTGTTGGTCCTTTGGGCAGGTGGGTCAGCAGGCAGGGTCGTCTGGAAAACTGTGGGATACGACTTTCCAGGTGCCGTCGCGTTCCTGGAGGTCGTAGTAATTGAGGGATTTTCGGCTGCCGGGTTCCGTTGCCGCCAGCAGCACTTGTCCGTCCTGGTCCTTCAATTCCATGGCGCTGGAGTCGATGCAGATGGACAGCCTGCGGATCGGTCCGCCCTCAGCTTCCAGGTCCTCTACTGCCTGCACGGACAACACTTCGGCGGGACCGGATTGGATCCATCCGTTGTCCTGGAATTCCTCGAACTGTCCCGTGAGCTCGCCGAGCGCGGATCCGTCCGCGATCCGGGAGTAGTCGGGTGGGGTGCCGCGGTCGTTTTCGTTCGGCTCCACCCGCATGGCGGACGCCGTCTCGATGAAGCCCAGCAAAGCCTCGCGGGCGGGTTCCGGCAGTTCCCACAAGGCCGGGGACGAGGTGCCCTCCGGCACGGGGGTGGCACCGCCGTCGGTGCCGGGGCCCTCGTTGTCGGTCCCGGTGACTGCTTCCGCAGGTCCGCCCGTTGCAGGCGGTTTTTCAGCGACGGGAGTGGATCCCGACGCGTCGCGGGGATCCGCACTTTGGCCGGTAGCGTGTGGAACGGCAGTCCAGGCCCCGAAAATGAGCAGGCCGACCACGACTGTTGCCGCCAGGACGTAGACGGTTCTCATTCGGGACGCCCGGGTAGTGCCCCCGCTAGCGGTACGGGGAGAAGATTTACGCATGTGTACCTCGAAATCTGTGAGACCTAGGGGTGACCATAGGGAGGCAGCCGCAGCCGGGGAAGGGTTTTCGTGCAGGTCAAGAGTCGGATCGAAAAAAACGGGTGAAGTACGGCTTTCCACGCACGTAGTTCTGAGCATTTCGGACGGTGCCGGAGCGTACTCACAAGTAACCGGGGATGCGCGCGCCCGGAGCAGGTCCGTCAAACTAAGGCTGGACTCAGGTGCGGCTGGTGTTCACACCGTGGAATGATTAGCGCAGACTTGTTTTGCGTAATGCCCGCAGGGTGTTGGTCGGTCTCTAGCTGAGGAGATTCTTTCGTGCCTGTTGTTTCCACTCCCGCCAGCCTCCGCCGCATCGGCGGTCCCCTGGACAATGCCGAGGTGGAGAGGATCCGGAACGACTTTCCGATCCTCGACCAGGAGGTCAACGGGCACCGGCTTGTCTACCTTGACTCCGGCGCCACCTCCCAGAACCCGCTGAGCGTCATCGAAGCCGAGCAGGAATTCTACGAGCAGCGCAATTCGGCGGTCCACCGCGGCGCGCACACCCTTGCCGTCGCCGCCACCGACGTCTACGAACAGGCCCGCGAAACGGTGGCGGCCTTCATCAACGCCCGCCCCAATGAGCTGGTGTGGACCTCCAACGCCACCGAAGGCCTGAACCTCCTGGCCTACTCCTTCTCCAACGCTTCCCTGGGCCGCGGGGGAGAAGCGGCAGCCCGGTTCGCGTTGAAACCCGGAGACGAAATAGTCGTCACCGAAATGGAGCACCACGCCAACCTGATCCCGTGGCAGGAACTCGCAGCCCGCACCGGAGCAACTCTGCGGTTCATCCCGGTGGACGACGACGGCGCGCTGCGGCTCGAGGAGGCCGAGCACATCATCGGGCCGCGCACCAGGGTGCTGGCGTTCAGCCATGCCTCCAACGTGCTTGGCACCATCAACCCGGTGGAGACCCTGGTGGCCATGGCGCACCGCCACGGCGCCCTGGTGGTGCTGGACGCATGCCAGTCCGTGCCGCACCTGCCGGTTGATGTGAAGGCGCTCGACGTCGACTTCCTGGTCTTCTCAGGGCACAAGATGCTCGGGCCCACCGGCATCGGCGCCCTCTACGGCAAGGCCGAACTGCTGGATGCCATGCCGGTGTTCCTCACCGGCGGGTCCATGATCACCACGGTGACGATGGAAAAGGCCGCGTACCTTCCGGCACCCCAGCGCTTCGAGGCCGGAACCCAGCGGATCTCGCAGGCGATGGCCCTGGGCACGGCAGCGAACTATCTCACCGAGACCGGCATGGACCGCATCCACGCCTGGGAAGCCACCCTCGGCCAGCGCCTGGTACAGGGCCTGGAGCAGATTGACGGGATCCGCGTGCTGGGTCCGAAGGCAGGTGAGGAGCGGATCGGCCTCGCGGCGTTCGACGTCGCCGGCGTCCACTCCCACGACGTGGGCCAGTTCCTGGACGACCAGGGGATTGCCGTGCGCGTGGGACACCACTGCGCCCAGCCGCTGCACCGCCGGCTGGGGCTGGTCTCCACCACCCGTGCCAGTACGTACCTCTACAACACCACCGACGACGTCGATGCGTTCCTTGCCGCAGTAGCCGGCGTCCGTCCCTTCTTTGGAGTGAAGTAAATGAGTTCGGACCTGCAGCAGCTCTACCAGCAGATCATTCTGGAGCATGCCAAGCGGCGCCGCGGCGACGGCCTGGCAGCGGCTCCGGACGGAGTTGCTTCGGGGGAGTCCCACCAGTTGAACCCCACCTGCGGCGACGAGATCACCCTGCGGGCCGCCGTCGACGGTTCCACCGTGCACGGCATCAGCTGGGAAGGACAGGGTTGCTCCATCTCCATGGCGTCTGCCTCTGTGCTGACCGAACTCGCGGCCGGCCTGGAGCGGGACGACGTACTCCACTTGGTGGACGAGTTCCGGACGCTGATGCGTTCGCGGGGCAGCATCGAACCGGATGAGGAAGTGCTCGGCGATGCCGCGGCGTTCGCGGGCGTCGCCCGCTACCCGGCGCGGGTCAAGTGCGCCATGCTCGCCTGGGTTGCTTTGGAAGAAGCACTGCTGGCGGCAAACTGACGCTCCGCGTGCGGCGGCGTGTCGCCGATGTCGGGCGAGACATCCGCTCCGTACGCTGGCGGCATGACCAGCCAACTGGATACCTCCGTCTTCCGCGACCCCGTGCCCGCAGAGGAGATCGCAGCCCAGCGGCCCACCGGGATTGCCGGACTGGCTACGGGGTCCAGGCTGTTCCTGGCGGGTTTCGCAGCCGCCTGCCTGGCAGTATGGCTGGTCTGCTCGATGGGTATTGCTGAAGCGACGGTGGGCTCCTTTAATCTGGACGCGTCAGCGGTCAATGTGGGATCGGGGATCTTCCTGGCCGGGCTTCTGGCCGCCGCGGTAGGTTTCCTCCTCCAAGGCGCGAAAGAGGATCCGCGGATCACGGCCGCAAAGCTGAACCGGTTCGTACAGCGGAACGGGTTGTCCTACAACGCGGACCCCAAGCTTCCCAGGATCGATGCCACCATCTTCGGAGAGGGCCACCATCCGCAGTCCTGGAAGCGGTTCCGTAACGGACCTGCCCACCTCTTTCCGTTCGAGGTTGCCCATTTCTCCTACCGGACGGGCTCGCGGGCCCGGAACCGGAACGACCGGCCCTCGGTCATAACCTGGACCTACGCCGCGGTCACCGCGGAGCGGCGGCTGCCCCGGATGCTGCTCGATGCCAAGGGGAACGATCCCTGGCTTGGCTCCAGCGTGCCGGTCAGCCTCGCGAAGTCGCAGCAGGTTCCACTGCCGGAGGACCTGGACAGCCACTTCACCCTGTACGCCCCTGAGGGGCACGAGGCAGCGGCCCTGGCCGTCTTCACGCCGGAGGTCCTGCGTCGGGTGCTCGCGGAAGCGCCGGGGTTCGACGTCGAAACCGTGGACGATTCCATCATCTTCTTCACCCGCGGGGAACTTGATCTGAGCAGCGAAGGAACCTGGGAACGGCTCTCACAGGTCATCTTCGGGCCCGGTGCCGCGCTGGTGGGGCTGGCGAACGGCCCGGTGTCCGCGCAGCGGTTCGCCAGCGGCGCCGCGCAGCCGGTGCCTCCGGAAGGCCGCACGCTCAAACGCCGCGCCCTTACCCCCGCCCTGATCTGGACCCTGGGCGGTTTCGCCGTCCTCGTGCTGGCGCGATTGCTCCTGACCGGACCACTGAACGGACTGATCTAATGGGTTTTCTGGATTTCCTGGACGGTACCAAGCGTGCCGCCAAAGCCTCCGCGGCAGCCGCCACGGAGGCGCTGGTGGCAGACATGACCGCTGCACTTCCCAAGGATGCGACGGTGTCGGCGCGTTCCTGGGGCGTTGGCACCACGACGTACACCGCAGCGGTTACCGGGGCCCGCCGGGAGCTGCCCATCTTGGTGTCCCGGCTGAACGGGGTGATCAACGGGTTGGGCCGCACCGATGATCTGAAGGTGCGGATCGCGGAGTCGGCTGCTCCCAATGCACTCTTTTCGTCGCTGACGATTATCGGGCAGAACCGGGATGCGGACGCACTGGACTTCCTTGTGCGGACGCATGAGGAGTTGCTCGCAGGGTTCCCGGGGATGTCGGTGCTGGTGGACGGCTCCTACGGAGGGTTTACCGTCAGCGGGGTGGCGCGCGACGACGCCGTGCCCGCCGCCCGCCGCCTGGTCACCTGGTGGGAGGACATGCTGGCCGCGGAGCTGGAGCACTGGCCGATGTCCGAGGTCGCTATGACTATCGGCGGGACAGCCGAGGAACCGGAAATCAGCTACTCCGTGGCCTTGGACGAACCGGAGGACGATGCTGCACCAGTGCCCCTCGAGGAGAAACGGCAGGAAGCCCGGCGGGCGGTTGCCGCCTGGACCCAGAGCCTTCCTGACCTGGAGGCTCTGGCCAAGACGCGGGTCCGCCCCGGCTACGCCGTGCGGTTCAGCTTCACGCCCACGAAGTTCAAGCCGCGGGTGGTTGTGGAAGACCTGGAAACCGGCGACGAGGATGAGGACGAGACCGCCGAGGTGGTTGCCGCAATCCGGTTCCACCATCCTGCGTCGACGGTGAAGGCCTGAGGCCCCGTTACGGCCGGCCCATGCTCCGATAGTTCCAGCCGGCGGCCCGCCAGGCTGCCGGGTCGAGGACGTTGCGGCCGTCGATAATGTTCTTGTCCGTGACCAGCGGCCCGGTGGCTGCCGGGCCCAGGGACCGGTATTCCTTCCACTCCGTCAACAGCACCACCGCGTGGGCGCCCAGCAGGGCGTTTTCGGTGACCGGCTCGTAGTTCAGCTCGGGGAAGCGTCCCTTGGCGTTGTGCAGGGCCTGAGGGTCGGTCACCGTGACCGTGGCACCTTGGAGCTGCATCTGGGCGGCGGCGCTGAGCGCGGGGGAGTCCCGCACGTCGTCGCTCTCCGGCTTGAAAGCTGCACCCAGGATGGTCACCCGCTTGCCCAGCAGGGAGCCGCCGCAGATCTCCCGCGTCATCTCGACCACCTTGGAGCGGCGGCGCATGTTGATGGCGTCCACCTCGCGGAGGAAGGTCAGCGCCTGGTCGGCGCCCAGTTCCCCGGCGCGGGCCATGAAGGCGCGGATGTCCTTGGGCAGGCAGCCGCCGCCGAAGCCGACGCCCGCGTTCAGGAAGCTCCGCCCGATGCGCTCGTCCATGCCGATGGCGTCGGCCAGGGCCGTGACATCTGCACCCGACGGCTCGCAGACCTCCGCCATGGCGTTGATGAAGCTGATCTTGGTAGCCAGGAAGGAATTGGCGGCGGTCTTGACCAGTTCCGCCGTGGCATAGTCGACCACCATGCGAGGGGTTCCGGTAGACAGGGGAGTGGCGTACACCTCGTCCAGGGCGGCGACGGCGGCAGCTGCGGTATCGCCGGCTGGCACACCGTAGACAAAGCGGTCCGGAGCGAGGGTGTCCTGGACGGCGTGGCCTTCGCGCAGGAATTCCGGGTTCCAAACGAGGACCGCTTCCGGCGCGGTTTCGGCCAGCTGCTCGGCCAGACGAGCGGCGGTGCCCACGGGAACGGTCGACTTGCCCACCACAATGTTCCCTGGTTTCAGGTGCGGAGCCAGACCGGCGACGGCGGCGTCCACGTAGCGCAGATCGGCGGCGTATTCGCCCTTTCGCTGGGGAGTGCCCACGCAGACAAAGTGGACGTCCGCCCCGGCAGCGTCTGCCAGGTCGGTGCTGAACGTGAGGCGGCCGCTCTCCAATGCTTCGGCAAGAAGCTCGGGCAGGCGGGGTTCGAAGAATGGTGCCCGGCCTGCGGCGAGGTCCTCGATCCGGGCGGCGTCGACGTCGATTCCTACAACATCATGTCCCAGCTGGGCCATGGAAACCGCATGTACGGCGCCCAAATAGCCGCAGCCAATAACCGAGAGACGCACTGTTACCCCATAGGTTCGATAGCGGAAGACGGCTACCAGCCTATCGCCTGCACAGCCGTGGCTTGGAATGCTGACCGGGGCCTAGGTAGAAAAGCGTTCGGGGCAGGTAGCGACTACTCTTCCCCCGCGACCTGAGTTGTTAATAGCTTCGGAACCATGAGCACAGTGGAACCGAGAAGAGAATGGCGCCGTAAGCGGCCGCGCCGAACTGGGGCCGAATGGGCCGTATATGCGGGGATCGCAACCCTGGTGCTGGTTACGGCGGTGGTAGTGATCGTGGCTTTGGGACGATAACGGCTCAGCGCCACGTGAGGAAACGCCAGAGGGAGGGTGGAAACCGTTTGGTTTCCACCCTCCCTCTGTTTCTGATTAGTACGCTCCCGATGGGACCGCCAAGCAGTTAGTTAGGCATTCTTGCGGCGTGCGACTGCTACGGAGGCAACGCCGGCACCGAGTGCCAGGACGCCTGCGGCACCCCAGAGCATCATCGCGGAATCAGCGCCGGTATCGGCGAGGCCGCCGTCGGCGGAAGCGTTGGCGCCGGTTCCGGCACCCGTTCCTACGCCGGCGCCTGTGCCTGCAGCTGCGTCCACAACAACGGTATTGGTGACAACCTTGCCGGACTCCACTCCGGTGGCAGTCAGGGTGTAGGTTCCGGCCTCGCCCAGCGTTACCTCAACGGCGAAGTTGCCGGATGCATCGGCAACGGTGTTGTAGCTGCCAATCTGCTGAGCCAGGATGATCGGGCTGCTGACACCGGTGCCAGCGACCACTGTGGGGTCGTTGGCGTAGGTGGCGGTCACGAGGATTTCCTCGCCGGGGATGAAGCCGGTACCGCTGAAGACCACAGTTGAACCGGGGGTGACAACGCTATCGCTGACCGTGCCGGTGGCCGGTGCGGGGTAGCTTTCAACGGCGCTGGCAGCTCCGGCGCCAACGAAGGCCAAGGATCCGGTCAGGACTAGTGCGGATACGGTTTTTTTCATGTGAGACTCCCCGGTGCAATTGATAAAGACTGTGTGGTTATAGACGGTCGGTTCCCACCAAGAACCCGTGAAACCCAAGCCTGGAAATATTTCGATCTAGCGATGTGTCCCGGCGCTTCCCAGCATTACCGGTAACCTGCGCCCCTCCGCAACGCTTTTGCGAAGTGGAACGTTCCCACGGTAACAGGTGATGGTCCTACTTCCAAGCGTTGTGTGATAGGCAATCACTAACATCATATTACTATTCACAAGATTCGCTCGTTTTCGCCGGGAGTACTACGTCTCGAACCGCTTGTATCGAAGGCGTAACTTGGAGCTTTGGTTCAGAATCCTGCACTACTCGGGAAAACTCGAGGTCTATTACCGCTGTTTCTCCTGGCGCTAATTCCAAGGTCACCGTCCCCACGGGCCTCTGGCCGTGTTTACCGGCTCCGAAGGGCACTGCGGTTCCGTTGATCTGGGCTGATTCCACCAACGCTTGTGCGGGGCCATAGACAACATAGTTCGTACGGAAATGTCCTGGTTCTACTCCGTATACTCCTGCGCCGGTAACGTAAGCCGGAAGCGAAGTGGCGGCATCCTGAGGCGCTGTGTTTCCTACGGTGAGCTGTACGTTGTAGTGGCTGTACCCGTTGGGATCGCAGGTCTGCACCAGTTGGACGGTCCGTGAGGCATAATAATCCATTTTTGCCCCGGTTCCATCGTTGAAGTACACCCCGAAGGAAGCGCCTCCGGCATTTGGTCCAGTGACGGACCCAGCAAGGGCAGTGGACGAAATGATGTCCTGCTCGCCTTTGTCGCTGGACCATAAATACAGCCGGTGCTCTTGGACACTGGTGGTCAACGCCTGGACCAACTGGGTGCTATCTCCCAGGCCATCGGTGAATGCAGAGAAAACGCTGGCTGCCACGGCAGCGAAGTACGCATCCTGGGCTGCGG
Encoded proteins:
- a CDS encoding CDP-alcohol phosphatidyltransferase family protein, which codes for MSRAPAAERDRTGAVSFRDCLAQLDEAQKPGAGVPAYTRWINRRLARYAAAAAVALRISPNMVTAASAAVSLCGLLLLLLRPPGVITGMAAAVLLAAGYVLDSADGQVARVTGRGGPAGEWLDHVVDSVRTPAVHLAVLGGWALHTDASRLVLALPMLYCLLSAGHFMSQILAEQLVRRHRQAGRPEPAPSRLRSFLLLPSDAGVLCWVFACWGNQGGFLIAYGCLFLLNLLAGAASMRRKYRSLVSL
- a CDS encoding fibrinogen-like YCDxxxxGGGW domain-containing protein; its protein translation is MKNLPRPRRSAALCAALAALATAATLATALPASTAEPAAVDGASSASAAASCWEIKQTSPSAPSGVYWLLTPAMAAPEQFYCDQTTDGGGWVLIGRGREGWKELYEGVGTPAQVRGTVTGTGAFTPRQLPSNLVDGLLNGQAPDELEDGVRLRRALDKTGSEWQEVRYRTDNQPRWSWALGSATPVTSGSFGTTAFTGGRTASFGTDQTYSRVVTSEAEAQGWTQGFAYGSQARGENSASTYIWSNTATAGNPRPFTQMYLRPKLTQANAGFTALPASGTPGNTQQARPETGAVPTSWGVTGLANGSGELNSEVQAFAQIGNTVYVAGNFRYVQKDSAGTGRVEQSYLAGFDVNTGEWISGFRPNLNGQVKALAVLPNGTLAIGGTFSTLNGQPAGAVTAIDPVSGAAAPGWRLGVENRVSGGAVQIRSLEVREGWLYVGGAFTHLTGATGNPVYARSAARVAAATGQPDGTWNPAFNGTVVDVDPSADGQRLYAAGYFSTSNTANTYRAAAIGTGAGASVVPWNFVPSSGERAGYQQGIEEVGNRVWVGGAEHSLFSFDTATLTRQSTNITLSGGDFQDVSAANGIVYGSCHCGHWNYSGASTWPSVGSNFQMADKINLIGAWDAGTGEYIPGFNPVMKGRAGYGIWSAFVDSRGILWAGGDLVSSVSSAGKSQWSGGYARFAPADATAPSTPDGFTVSSAGGNDTLRWSAAAGSPALYHVLRNDRVVATTTATTFSLPAVAGARYYVRAADAAGNYSATTAAAGSTGVVPPAPQALIPAGSQWKYRFSGETPPTGWTGTAFNDAGWSTGTAALGWGTTNLGTTLTASGTKPLSSHYRKTVQVPDPSQLASVTLTTRADDGVVVYVNGVEVARANMPAGTPNHNTYATAAPSTAAAVAAPVVVTVPGSAFTAGANVISAEVHSNYRSTPSTSFDLTASMNLRR
- a CDS encoding cysteine desulfurase — its product is MPVVSTPASLRRIGGPLDNAEVERIRNDFPILDQEVNGHRLVYLDSGATSQNPLSVIEAEQEFYEQRNSAVHRGAHTLAVAATDVYEQARETVAAFINARPNELVWTSNATEGLNLLAYSFSNASLGRGGEAAARFALKPGDEIVVTEMEHHANLIPWQELAARTGATLRFIPVDDDGALRLEEAEHIIGPRTRVLAFSHASNVLGTINPVETLVAMAHRHGALVVLDACQSVPHLPVDVKALDVDFLVFSGHKMLGPTGIGALYGKAELLDAMPVFLTGGSMITTVTMEKAAYLPAPQRFEAGTQRISQAMALGTAANYLTETGMDRIHAWEATLGQRLVQGLEQIDGIRVLGPKAGEERIGLAAFDVAGVHSHDVGQFLDDQGIAVRVGHHCAQPLHRRLGLVSTTRASTYLYNTTDDVDAFLAAVAGVRPFFGVK
- the sufU gene encoding Fe-S cluster assembly sulfur transfer protein SufU, translated to MSSDLQQLYQQIILEHAKRRRGDGLAAAPDGVASGESHQLNPTCGDEITLRAAVDGSTVHGISWEGQGCSISMASASVLTELAAGLERDDVLHLVDEFRTLMRSRGSIEPDEEVLGDAAAFAGVARYPARVKCAMLAWVALEEALLAAN
- a CDS encoding UDP-glucose dehydrogenase family protein — encoded protein: MRLSVIGCGYLGAVHAVSMAQLGHDVVGIDVDAARIEDLAAGRAPFFEPRLPELLAEALESGRLTFSTDLADAAGADVHFVCVGTPQRKGEYAADLRYVDAAVAGLAPHLKPGNIVVGKSTVPVGTAARLAEQLAETAPEAVLVWNPEFLREGHAVQDTLAPDRFVYGVPAGDTAAAAVAALDEVYATPLSTGTPRMVVDYATAELVKTAANSFLATKISFINAMAEVCEPSGADVTALADAIGMDERIGRSFLNAGVGFGGGCLPKDIRAFMARAGELGADQALTFLREVDAINMRRRSKVVEMTREICGGSLLGKRVTILGAAFKPESDDVRDSPALSAAAQMQLQGATVTVTDPQALHNAKGRFPELNYEPVTENALLGAHAVVLLTEWKEYRSLGPAATGPLVTDKNIIDGRNVLDPAAWRAAGWNYRSMGRP
- a CDS encoding peptidase, translated to MKKTVSALVLTGSLAFVGAGAASAVESYPAPATGTVSDSVVTPGSTVVFSGTGFIPGEEILVTATYANDPTVVAGTGVSSPIILAQQIGSYNTVADASGNFAVEVTLGEAGTYTLTATGVESGKVVTNTVVVDAAAGTGAGVGTGAGTGANASADGGLADTGADSAMMLWGAAGVLALGAGVASVAVARRKNA